One candidate division KSB1 bacterium DNA segment encodes these proteins:
- a CDS encoding 3-hydroxybutyryl-CoA dehydrogenase, with protein sequence MNIQKVAVIGGGTMGNGIAHVCAQFGRQVTLIEVADAPLKKALATIDKNLGRMVEKGKLSAEDKAATLGRITGSLSVQDAAGADLVVEAVVENLSVKQKIFSELDGICKPDAILASNTSTISITTIAASTKRAGQVIGMHFMNPVPLMQLIEVIRGLATNDATHAAVVEFSQALGKTPITVNDYPGFVANRVLLPMINEAVYALMEGVADVESIDGVMKLGMNHPMGPLTLADFIGLDVCLAILEVLHDGLGDSKYRPCPLLKKYVAAGYLGRKSGRGFYNYAS encoded by the coding sequence ATGAACATTCAGAAAGTAGCCGTAATCGGCGGCGGGACGATGGGCAATGGGATTGCTCACGTCTGTGCTCAGTTTGGTCGTCAGGTAACGTTGATCGAAGTCGCGGACGCGCCGCTTAAGAAGGCGCTGGCGACGATTGACAAGAACCTCGGACGGATGGTGGAGAAAGGCAAGCTGTCGGCGGAAGACAAGGCGGCGACGCTCGGTCGGATTACAGGCTCGCTGAGCGTGCAAGACGCGGCGGGCGCGGACCTCGTGGTTGAGGCGGTGGTGGAGAATTTGAGTGTGAAGCAGAAGATCTTTTCCGAATTGGACGGCATTTGCAAACCGGACGCGATCCTGGCCAGCAACACGTCGACGATTTCGATCACGACGATTGCGGCCTCGACCAAGCGCGCGGGGCAGGTGATCGGGATGCACTTCATGAATCCGGTGCCGCTGATGCAGTTGATCGAGGTGATTCGCGGGCTGGCGACGAATGACGCGACGCATGCGGCGGTGGTCGAGTTTTCGCAGGCGCTGGGCAAGACCCCCATCACGGTTAACGATTATCCGGGCTTTGTCGCGAACCGCGTGTTGCTGCCGATGATTAACGAAGCGGTTTACGCATTGATGGAAGGCGTGGCGGACGTGGAGTCGATCGACGGCGTGATGAAGTTGGGCATGAACCACCCGATGGGTCCGTTGACGCTGGCTGACTTCATCGGACTGGACGTCTGTTTGGCGATTCTCGAGGTCCTGCATGACGGACTTGGGGATTCGAAATACCGTCCTTGTCCGCTGCTGAAGAAGTATGTCGCGGCGGGCTATCTGGGTCGCAAGTCCGGTCGCGGTTTCTA